The proteins below are encoded in one region of Mya arenaria isolate MELC-2E11 chromosome 15, ASM2691426v1:
- the LOC128219193 gene encoding growth hormone secretagogue receptor type 1-like: protein MDTANTTVGPKLNTSSEFDNYTTRNPLNTFQRNSTDTVTDDEIERLSITMSKIQTVLCPTLFIVGILGNCFVISTVSHGQFRHMTVRIILLALALSDCLLLSTNPFNQRFMQDVMGRDVRAVHAVTCKVFFTVYRLGKTTSSWFVVMIAVERFVAVLFPLKVKTVVTKRNIVVAVASVYGVILILHSVWTVTTDINDLGICVPDYLTPETKVFHKTMTVIAVSFYSLIPLTILLFVTPPIIVKLLRLHGVRQRLNSNRGDSRADISRASAMLITVVLAYVVWCFSDWIALRDEGQRLFSQRFFYSVFLRI, encoded by the exons ATGGATACTGCAAATACAACCGTGGGTCCAAAATTGAACACGTCATCAGAATTTGACAACTACACAACTAGAAATCCGTTGAATACGTTCCAACGTAATTCAACAGATACTGTGACAGACGATGAAATTGAACGTCTCTCTATAACGATGAGTAAGATTCAAACAGTGCTATGCCCGACGCTGTTCATAGTGGGCATACTCGGCAATTGTTTTGTGATTTCCACGGTGTCACATGGCCAGTTCCGGCACATGACCGTGCGGATAATACTGCTTGCCTTGGCTCTCTCGGATTGCCTGCTTCTGTCAACAAATCCCTTCAACCAGAGGTTCATGCAAGACGTTATGGGGAGAGATGTGAGAGCCGTCCATGCAGTGACATGTAAGGTGTTCTTCACTGTGTACAGGCTTGGGAAAACGACATCTTCATGGTTTGTGGTGATGATTGCTGTGGAGAGATTCGTTGCTGTTCTGTTTCCTCTGAAGGTTAAAACTGTAGTGACCAAGAGGAACATCGTTGTTGCAGTTGCGTCTGTGTATGGCGTCATCCTGATTCTACACAGCGTGTGGACTGTCACAACAGACATCAATGATCTTGGAATATGTGTGCCCGACTACCTTACACCAGAGACTAAGGTGTTCCATAAGACTATGACAGTAATCGCTGTATCGTTTTACTCTCTGATTCCATTGACGATTCTCTTGTTTGTGACGCCCCCGATAATTGTGAAACTTCTACGACTGCATGGGGTACGACAAAGGTTGAACTCGAATCGGGGTGACAGCCGTGCAGATATATCCAGGGCGTCTGCCATGCTTATTACTGTGGTGTTGGCTTACGTTGTATGG tgtttCTCTGACTGGATCGCTCTCCGGGACGAGGGACAACGTCTCTTCAGTCAACGGTTCTTCTACAGTGTTTTCCTCCGCATTTGA
- the LOC128220355 gene encoding transmembrane 9 superfamily member 2-like: MILRLALVGIIFCLSEAFYLPGLAPQTYCETNVENCKKDIPIYVNRLNSLETVIPYEYDKFDLCQDTSEEHAPVENLGQVVFGERIKKSPIMLEFKKNVECASICIKTYKKDDKDSSKKLNFMRKSIELNYNQHWIIDNMPATWCYIVEDGSTYCSRGFPLGCFVDAKGKQKDSCVMSSKYSEKSTFYFFNHVDIHVRYHPGSGEEWGKTIPTGGRIISAKIVPKSIKFDNNASGKQMCTDQLPMGVKAGKIDTDDLKIRYTYSVVWEEDRNTKWSSRWDYILESMPHTNIQWFSIMNSLVIVLFLSGMVAMIMLRTLHKDIARYNQIDNSEEAQEEFGWKLVHGDAFRPPRKGMLLAILNGSGVQIFFMTLITLVFACLGFLSPANRGALMTCSLVLYVCLGTPAGYVSARLYKTFGGEKWKSNVILTSFLCPGIVFAIFFILNLVLWIEGSSAAIPFTTLLALLALWFGISVPLTFVGAYFGFKKRPIEHPVRTNQIPRQIPDQTIYTKPIPGIVMGGVLPFGCIFIQLFFILNSIWSAQTYYMFGFLFLVFTILIITCSEATILLCYFHLCAEDYHWWWRSFLTSGFTAVYFFIYCIHYYVSKLELVGAASTLLYFGYMTIVVFLFFMLTGTIGFFACFWFVTKIYSVVKVD; the protein is encoded by the exons atgattttacgGTTAGCTTTAGTGGGAATTATCTTCTGTCTATCGGAGGCATTTTATTTGCCAGGTCTAGCGCCTCAAACATACTGCGAGACGAATGTGGAAAATTGCAAA AAAGATATCCCGATATATGTCAATCGTCTGAACTCCTTGGAAACAGTGATACCTTACGAATATGacaa GTTTGACCTGTGTCAGGACACCTCAGAGGAGCATGCGCCAGTTGAGAATCTTGGTCAGGTTGTGTTTGGTGAAAGAATAAAGAAATCACCAATTATG cttGAGTTTAAGAAGAATGTGGAATGTGCGAGTATctgtataaaaacatacaagaagGATGATAAAGACAGCTCAAAGAAGCTCAACTTCATGCGAAAAAGCATTGAACTGAACTACAATCAGCACTG GATCATAGACAACATGCCAGCAACATGGTGTTACATTGTTGAAGATGGAAGCACTTACTGCTCACGTGGATTTCCGCTCGGCTGCTTCGTCGATGCCAAGGGAAAGCAGAAGGATAGCTGTGTTATGAGT AGTAAATACAGTGAAAAGAgcacattttatttcttcaatCATGTGGACATTCATGTTCGCTATCACCCTGGGTCTGGGGAGGAGTGGGGCAAGACTATCCCGACTGGGGGCAGGATTATTTCTGCAAAAATTGTTCCGAAAAG catcaagtttgataacaatGCCAGTGGTAAACAGATGTGCACGGATCAGCTACCCATGGGAGTCAAAGCTGGAAAGATTGACACAGATGATCTGAAAATCCGCTACACTTATTCAGTAGTTTGGGAG gAGGACAGAAACACAAAATGGTCATCACGATGGGATTACATTCTGGAATCTATGCCCCACACTAACATCCAGTGGTTTAG CATCATGAACTCGCTGGTGATTGTGTTGTTCCTGTCGGGAATGGTAGCGATGATCATGCTCCGAACTCTCCACAAGGACATCGCCAGATATAACCAGATTGACAATTCT GAGGAAGCTCAGGAGGAGTTTGGCTGGAAGCTGGTTCATGGTGACGCATTCCGTCCCCCACGTAAAGGCATGTTGCTGGCCATACTGAATGGCAGTGGCGTACAGATCTTCTTCATGACTCTTATAACACTAG TGTTTGCGTGTTTAGGGTTCCTCTCACCAGCAAACCGTGGGGCGCTGATGACCTGCTCCCTCGTCCTGTACGTGTGTCTTGGAACACCTGCGGGATACGTGTCCGCCAGGCTGTATAAAA CTTTTGGTGGTGAAAAGTGGAAATCAAATGTTATCTTGACATCTTTCCTATGCCCAGG AAttgtgtttgcaatatttttcattctaAACCTGGTGTTATGGATCGAGGGATCGAGTGCCGCTATTCCATTTACCACCCTGCTGGCCCTTCTGGCTCTCTGGTTCGGAATTTCCGTGCCTCTGACGTTTGTTGGGGCGTACTTTGGCTTCAAGAAAAGG CCGATTGAGCACCCTGTGCGCACAAACCAGATACCTCGTCAAATCCCAGACCAGACCATCTACACGAAACCAATTCCCGGAATCGTCATGGGTGGCGTGCTGCCGTTCGGCTGCATCTTCATTCAACTGTTCTTCATTCTCAACAGTATCTG GTCTGCGCAGACATACTACATGTTTGGTTTCCTGTTCCTGGTCTTCACCATCCTCATCATCACATGCTCTGAGGCCACCATCCTGCTCTGCTATTTCCATCTATGTGCTGAG GACTACCACTGGTGGTGGCGTTCGTTCCTGACGAGTGGATTCACGGCAGTGTATTTCTTCATCTACTGTATCCACTACTACGTGTCCAAGCTCGAACTGGTCGGAGCCGCCAGTACGCTGCTCTACTTCGGCTACATGACAATCGTCGTATTCCTCTTCTTCATGCTCACAG gaACAATTGGATTCTTTGCCTGTTTCTGGTTCGTGACAAAAATCTACAGCGTGGTCAAGGTCGACtga
- the LOC128220356 gene encoding uncharacterized protein LOC128220356, translated as MGIKRHVIYSVAIYVVGNVKQTFKLHKSARVRQRALKEMCPCHVKEDLTEFWDRVLDMVGDESPVVRYQVLHTLCDGSPTHMEDKVADVLDIFNNDSDPKLRRKAHQVLSGYRRTGKWNVM; from the exons ATGGGTATAAAAAGACACGTTATTTACTCTGTAGCAATATATGTGGTTGGCAatgtgaaacaaacatttaaactg CACAAGAGTGCTCGAGTGAGGCAGCGAGCCCTGAAGGAGATGTGCCCGTGCCATGTGAAGGAAGATCTGACAGAGTTTTGGGACCGAGTCCTTGATATGGTTGGTGATGAATCTCCTGTCGTCAGATATCAG GTTTTACACACCCTGTGTGACGGCTCGCCAACCCATATGGAAGACAAGGTGGCCGATGTCCTCGACATTTTCAACAATGACAGCGACCCCAAACTACGACGAAAGGCCCACCAAGTGTTGTCCGGGTACAGACGGACTGGCAAATGGAATGTCATGTGA